In one Longimicrobium sp. genomic region, the following are encoded:
- a CDS encoding VirB3 family type IV secretion system protein — protein sequence MSTRQRRGHAIHPSLVRNPLLFGTESEAVVVEALVVWGVVVFAGLSVLTLAVAVAFWSVVHPLLVWVSKRDGQVFRLYLRSLSHQSYYPAHALLRAPAPAFHNAFPGRRA from the coding sequence ATGAGCACGCGTCAGCGTCGGGGCCACGCCATCCACCCCTCGCTCGTCCGGAATCCGTTGCTGTTCGGGACGGAGTCGGAAGCGGTGGTGGTGGAAGCCCTCGTGGTTTGGGGTGTCGTCGTCTTCGCGGGGCTGTCGGTCCTGACGCTGGCCGTCGCCGTGGCCTTCTGGAGCGTCGTTCACCCGCTGCTGGTGTGGGTGTCGAAGCGGGACGGGCAGGTGTTCCGCCTCTACCTCCGGTCGCTCTCTCACCAGAGCTACTACCCGGCGCACGCGCTGCTGCGTGCGCCCGCACCGGCCTTCCACAACGCCTTTCCCGGCCGAAGGGCCTGA
- a CDS encoding TrbC/VirB2 family protein gives MSIARRIPGTATGARVWSYTLAPARAGLRRTWRNTYGRAGALALAALLYSSVLMAGGTGSNMPWNAPLTNLLNNLTGPTARAVVGIGVALCGVIWMMKRHEEGAGRLGQAVVGGALVFGAQVFVGAVGFAGALV, from the coding sequence ATGAGCATCGCACGCCGCATCCCCGGAACCGCGACCGGCGCCCGCGTCTGGTCGTACACCCTCGCCCCGGCGCGCGCCGGGCTCCGCCGCACATGGCGGAACACCTACGGCAGAGCGGGCGCCCTCGCGCTCGCTGCGCTGCTGTACTCGTCGGTCCTGATGGCGGGCGGCACCGGGTCGAACATGCCGTGGAACGCCCCGCTCACCAACCTGCTGAACAACCTGACCGGGCCCACGGCGCGGGCGGTCGTCGGGATCGGCGTCGCCCTGTGCGGCGTGATCTGGATGATGAAGCGCCACGAGGAAGGAGCGGGGCGGCTCGGGCAGGCCGTGGTCGGGGGCGCGCTGGTGTTTGGCGCGCAGGTCTTCGTCGGCGCGGTCGGCTTCGCCGGCGCGCTGGTCTGA
- a CDS encoding type IV secretion system protein: protein MSAPVQTPPCAPRTEGEKPHSDRNAVPRWARLLVSRHVVRAVALTAVVVLVASMVAPHADAQQVVNGMAEEWRRASLVWAARLMRNAQRLFVTLAGFEVVASAMVLLLKPKRLDEAAGGFVLKILVMSICFFSITSFELVVPKLFDSFVVAGQTAAFIPSLNPSQVAGMGIMLAGKMMAGAVVSALMMDQVTFVFAMVCAFLVALAFCGMACQIVYCLVEGYVVMSAGVFFLGFAAFRGTATLAENYLTYVMHSGIKIMMLYLLVPVGVSVIGNWPTIPPLFDLADPIERLIGVCIFCGLVMFLPGSFASRITGGASLGIAQALRNN, encoded by the coding sequence GTGAGCGCCCCGGTCCAGACCCCTCCGTGCGCTCCGCGCACGGAGGGGGAGAAGCCGCATTCCGACCGGAATGCCGTGCCGCGATGGGCACGCCTGCTGGTGAGCCGTCACGTCGTGCGTGCGGTGGCGCTCACCGCGGTCGTGGTGCTGGTGGCGAGCATGGTCGCGCCGCACGCCGACGCGCAGCAGGTGGTCAACGGCATGGCGGAGGAGTGGCGCCGTGCCTCGCTGGTGTGGGCCGCGAGGCTGATGCGGAACGCGCAGCGGCTGTTCGTCACGCTGGCCGGGTTCGAGGTGGTGGCGAGCGCGATGGTGCTGCTGCTCAAGCCGAAGCGCCTGGACGAGGCGGCGGGCGGGTTCGTCCTCAAGATCCTCGTCATGTCGATCTGCTTCTTCTCGATCACCAGCTTCGAGCTGGTGGTCCCGAAGCTCTTCGACAGCTTCGTGGTGGCGGGCCAGACCGCCGCATTCATCCCCTCGCTCAACCCCTCCCAGGTCGCCGGGATGGGGATCATGCTCGCGGGCAAGATGATGGCGGGCGCGGTGGTGAGCGCGCTCATGATGGATCAGGTGACGTTCGTGTTCGCGATGGTCTGCGCCTTCCTCGTGGCGCTCGCGTTCTGCGGGATGGCCTGCCAGATCGTCTACTGCCTGGTCGAAGGATACGTGGTGATGTCGGCCGGGGTGTTCTTCCTCGGATTCGCCGCGTTCCGGGGCACCGCGACCCTCGCCGAGAACTACCTGACGTACGTGATGCACTCGGGCATCAAGATCATGATGCTCTACCTGCTCGTGCCCGTCGGCGTCTCGGTCATCGGCAACTGGCCCACGATCCCGCCGCTCTTCGATCTCGCCGATCCGATAGAGCGGCTGATCGGCGTCTGCATCTTCTGCGGGCTGGTGATGTTCCTCCCCGGCAGTTTCGCCTCCCGGATCACGGGCGGCGCCTCGCTCGGGATCGCGCAAGCACTCCGCAACAACTGA
- the ruvX gene encoding Holliday junction resolvase RuvX produces the protein MPRSMALDYGERRIGVAVSDPTRTIASPLTTLQRRPGKRPPWAEITRLVEEQEVDEAVVGLPLALSGDETDWTKEVRQFGADLERRTGLPVRWIDERMTSVAAERAVRGMGLKRSQREQKERVDAAAAALILAAWLRQRPREG, from the coding sequence ATGCCCCGATCGATGGCCCTGGACTACGGCGAGCGCCGCATCGGCGTGGCGGTGAGCGACCCCACGCGCACCATCGCGTCGCCGCTGACCACGCTGCAGCGGCGGCCGGGGAAGCGCCCACCGTGGGCGGAAATCACCAGGCTGGTGGAGGAGCAGGAGGTGGACGAGGCCGTGGTGGGACTGCCGCTGGCTCTTTCGGGAGATGAGACCGACTGGACGAAAGAGGTCCGCCAGTTCGGCGCCGACCTGGAGCGGAGGACGGGATTGCCGGTGCGCTGGATCGACGAGCGGATGACCTCCGTCGCCGCCGAGCGCGCGGTGCGCGGGATGGGGCTCAAGCGCAGCCAGCGCGAGCAGAAGGAGCGCGTCGACGCCGCCGCCGCCGCGCTGATTTTGGCCGCGTGGCTCCGCCAGCGCCCGCGCGAGGGGTGA
- a CDS encoding ATPase, T2SS/T4P/T4SS family: MIAPAAIPAGMASPEEAAKLVAYVERLTRYLTAPLTERLFCDEDVTDIQINSDGLVWLDRHSAGRVHEGDVLPPERVEMFVNAVAQHLGATFDARNSILEGELPGPVFLGSRLIALGPPTVARPAMVVRKPPLRIYTLDDYRASGILTAGQLDAVLGGILDHRNIVVCGATRSGKTTFLNAILAAVADLCPNERLVVVEDTLEVKSSVPNTQTLRTSQHKDHHDLLKATLRLSPDRIVFGEVRDKAVLALLDAWTTDHSGFATFHAADAEGALRRMNRLAMRNRVPPQLELVAEAVHVLVLIQGGSVKRHVREVVRVSGFDPRERRFSFQRLA, translated from the coding sequence ATGATCGCCCCCGCTGCCATTCCCGCCGGAATGGCCTCTCCGGAGGAAGCCGCCAAGCTCGTCGCGTACGTCGAGCGGCTGACGCGCTACCTCACCGCCCCCCTGACGGAGCGGCTGTTCTGCGACGAAGACGTGACGGACATCCAGATCAACTCGGACGGGTTGGTCTGGCTGGACCGGCACTCGGCGGGTCGCGTCCACGAGGGCGACGTGCTTCCCCCGGAGCGCGTCGAAATGTTCGTCAACGCCGTGGCGCAGCACCTCGGCGCCACGTTCGACGCTCGCAACTCGATCCTCGAGGGCGAGCTACCCGGCCCCGTCTTCCTCGGCTCACGGCTGATCGCGCTCGGTCCCCCGACCGTGGCGCGCCCGGCGATGGTGGTCCGCAAGCCCCCGCTGCGGATCTACACGCTGGACGACTACCGGGCGTCCGGCATCCTCACCGCCGGGCAACTGGATGCCGTCCTCGGCGGCATTCTGGATCACCGCAACATCGTCGTCTGCGGCGCCACGCGCAGCGGGAAGACGACCTTCCTCAACGCCATCCTCGCGGCCGTCGCTGACCTCTGCCCCAACGAACGCCTCGTTGTGGTCGAGGACACACTGGAAGTGAAGTCGTCCGTCCCGAACACGCAGACCCTCCGCACCAGCCAGCACAAAGACCATCACGACCTGCTGAAGGCGACCCTTCGCCTCAGCCCCGACCGGATCGTCTTCGGCGAAGTCCGCGACAAGGCCGTCCTCGCGCTGCTGGACGCGTGGACGACCGACCATTCCGGCTTTGCCACGTTCCACGCCGCAGACGCCGAAGGCGCCCTGCGGCGGATGAACCGCCTCGCCATGCGCAACCGCGTCCCGCCCCAACTGGAACTGGTCGCGGAGGCCGTTCACGTCCTGGTGCTGATTCAGGGCGGATCGGTCAAGCGGCACGTGCGCGAGGTGGTTCGCGTTTCCGGCTTCGACCCGCGCGAACGCCGGTTCTCCTTCCAACGCCTCGCGTGA